Proteins from one Oncorhynchus gorbuscha isolate QuinsamMale2020 ecotype Even-year linkage group LG18, OgorEven_v1.0, whole genome shotgun sequence genomic window:
- the LOC124002894 gene encoding 60S ribosomal protein L10a: protein MSKVSRDMLYEVVKEVQAGSLAKPRKFTESVELQISLKNYDPQKDKRFSGTVRLKTTPRPKFSVCILGDQQHCDEAKAAELPHMDIEALKKLNKNKKMVKKLAKKYDAFLASESLIKQIPRILGPGLNKAGKFPSLLTHNENLNIKVDEVKSTIKFQMKKVLCLAVAVGHVKMSEEELVYNIHLAVNFLVSLLKKNWQNVRALYVKSTMGKPQRLY from the exons ATGAG CAAGGTATCCAGGGATATGCTCTATGAGGTGGTCAAAGAGGTCCAGGCCGGATCTCTGGCCAAGCCACGCAA GTTCACGGAATCTGTAGAACTCCAGATCAGCTTGAAGAACTACGATCCCCAGAAGGACAAGCGTTTCTCTGGCACCGTCAG ACTGAAGACCACCCCCAGGCCCAAGTTCTCTGTGTGCATCCTGGGAGACCAGCAGCATTGTGATGAGGCAAAGGCTGCAGAGCTGCCACACATGGACATTGAGGCCCTCAAAAAGCTCAACAAGAACAAGAAAATGGTGAAGAAGCTGG CAAAGAAGTACGATGCCTTCCTGGCCTCTGAGTCTCTGATCAAACAGATCCCTCGTATCCTGGGGCCTGGGCTCAACAAGGCTGGCaagttcccctctctcctcacccacaaCGAGAACCTCAACATCAAGGTTGATGAGGTTAAGTCCACCATCAAGTTTCAGATGAAGAAG GTGCTGTGTCTGGCGGTGGCAGTGGGTCACGTGAAGATGTCTGAGGAAGAGCTGGTGTACAACATCCACCTGGCGGTTAACTTCCTGGTGTCTCTGCTGAAGAAGAACTGGCAGAACGTCCGTGCCCTCTATGTAAAGAGCACCATGGGAAAACCCCAGCGCCTCTACTAG